In a genomic window of Ipomoea triloba cultivar NCNSP0323 chromosome 3, ASM357664v1:
- the LOC116012589 gene encoding calcium-transporting ATPase 12, plasma membrane-type-like, which produces MAPPSPNPTDDTIVFIRSMQKPRKRWQKAYKAICFLVFLTKKRIVAAKESSGFSRLLSSRSFVAVAIEDKDHKPSFDIDKNMLSEMVSKRDMEGLSRLGGVKAMAAVLGADENCGIDGNAAGIENRIDFFGSNTYKKAPAKSFFTFVLEAFKDTTIIILLICAVLSLGFGIKEHGPEDGWYDGGSIIVAIFLVLAVSSISNYKQSRQFLKLSNESSNIKVEVVRDGRRQAISIFEIVVGDVVCLKTGDQIPADGLFLDGFSMRVDESSMTGESNHIEVDEARNPFMVSGTKVTDGYGHMLVTSVGMNTSWGQMMSSITAHEMNDETPLQQRLNNLTSCIGKVGLSVAVLVLVVMMVRYFTGNTQDESGHKEFIGSKTKASDIVNSILLIIAAAVTIVVVAIPEGLPLAVTLNLAVSMKRMMKDNAMVRKLSACETMGSATTICTDKTGTLTLNQMQVTEFWLGKEQIEKGKSLEIIASDLIELIQKGVALNTSGEVYMSNSATLPEISGSPTESAILLWAVSDLALDFNGLKQGHEILQVEAFNSQKKRSGALVRKNHRTGVQTHWKGAAEMILDMCSKYHVKSGEIKALDDEERANFQLIIRDLACKSLRCVAFAYKVAREQSEKLEESELTLLGLVGIKDPCRPGAKEAVDACREAGVKIKMITGDNIFTAKAIAIECGILKEGDNIDSAVIDGTTFRNYSDQERMAKIDSICIMARSSPFDKLLMVKCLKQKGHVVAVTGDGTNDAPALKEADIGLSMGIQGTEVAKESSDIVILDDNFKSVVTVLKWGRCVYNNIQKFIQFQLTVNVAALTINFVAALSSGQVPLTAVQLLWVNLIMDSLGALALATEQPTDDLMTKKPVGRTEPLITAVMWRNLSAQALYQIIVLLVLQFRGSSIFGVSKKVKDTLIFNTFVFCQVFNEFNARKLENKNIFKGILKNKLFLGIIGGTIILQVVMVEALNKFAYTQRLNSWQWAACIGIAALSWPIGWLAKCIPVTHKRLSREDNA; this is translated from the coding sequence ATGGCTCCACCTTCACCAAACCCTACTGATGACACAATTGTGTTCATCCGCTCCATGCAAAAGCCTCGAAAGCGGTGGCAGAAAGCCTACAAAGCCATCTGTTTCTTGGTTTTCTTGACCAAGAAGAGGATTGTTGCTGCTAAGGAAAGCTCGGGATTCTCGAGGTTATTGAGCAGCAGATCTTTTGTTGCCGTTGCCATTGAAGATAAGGATCACAAACCCTCTTTTGACATTGACAAGAATATGCTGAGTGAAATGGTTAGCAAGAGGGACATGGAAGGGCTCTCTCGCCTTGGCGGGGTTAAGGCAATGGCGGCTGTGCTTGGAGCTGATGAGAATTGCGGGATTGATGGCAATGCAGCTGGCATAGAAAATAGAATTGATTTTTTCGGTTCCAACACGTACAAGAAGGCACCTGCTAAAAGTTTTTTCACTTTTGTTCTTGAAGCGTTCAAGGACACCACAATCATCATCCTTCTAATATGTGCGGTTCTGTCTCTTGGATTCGGGATCAAAGAGCACGGCCCCGAGGATGGATGGTACGATGGGGGCAGCATAATCGTGGCTATCTTTCTAGTTCTCGCGGTTTCTTCCATCAGTAACTACAAACAAAGCAGACAGTTTTTGAAACTATCTAATGAAAGCAGTAACATTAAAGTCGAGGTAGTGAGGGACGGGCGAAGGCAAGCAATTTCAATCTTTGAAATTGTAGTGGGAGACGTTGTGTGCTTAAAAACGGGGGATCAGATACCTGCTGACGGGTTGTTCTTGGACGGTTTCTCGATGAGAGTCGATGAGTCCAGCATGACAGGAGAGAGCAACCACATTGAAGTGGACGAGGCCCGAAATCCCTTTATGGTTTCGGGCACAAAAGTGACAGACGGGTATGGCCATATGCTCGTCACATCCGTGGGCATGAACACGTCGTGGGGACAAATGATGAGCTCGATAACAGCTCACGAAATGAACGACGAGACGCCATTGCAACAACGCCTAAACAACCTCACTTCCTGCATCGGGAAGGTCGGTCTCAGCGTTGCTGTGCTCGTTCTCGTGGTCATGATGGTTCGTTATTTCACGGGAAACACACAAGATGAAAGTGGTCATAAGGAGTTCATTGGGAGCAAAACTAAAGCTAGTGATATAGTGAATTCTATTCTACTCATCATAGCTGCAGCAGTAACTATTGTAGTAGTTGCAATTCCAGAAGGCTTACCTTTGGCTGTCACGCTAAACCTGGCAGTCTCGATGAAGAGGATGATGAAGGACAATGCAATGGTCCGAAAGCTCTCAGCTTGCGAGACAATGGGCTCAGCCACCACAATCTGCACAGACAAAACCGGGACACTCACGTTAAACCAGATGCAGGTAACTGAATTTTGGTTAGGTAAAGAgcaaatagagaaaggaaaatcACTCGAGATAATAGCCTCTGACCTAATTGAACTAATCCAAAAAGGCGTTGCTTTAAACACGAGCGGTGAAGTTTATATGTCAAATTCTGCTACCCTTCCAGAAATTTCAGGTAGCCCGACAGAATCAGCTATCCTTCTATGGGCAGTTTCTGATTTAGCCCTGGATTTTAATGGACTAAAGCAAGGCCACGAAATCCTCCAAGTCGAAGCTTTTAACtcacaaaagaaaagaagtggTGCATTGGTGAGGAAGAATCACAGGACGGGAGTTCAAACGCACTGGAAAGGCGCGGCTGAGATGATTCTGGATATGTGCTCCAAGTATCATGTCAAAAGTGGCGAGATAAAAGCTTTGGATGACGAAGAAAGGGCAAATTTTCAGTTAATAATCAGAGACTTAGCATGTAAGAGCCTAAGATGTGTTGCATTTGCTTACAAAGTAGCTCGAGAACAAAGCGAGAAACTCGAAGAAAGTGAACTGACCTTACTAGGGTTGGTTGGAATTAAGGATCCGTGTCGCCCTGGAGCTAAAGAAGCAGTTGATGCCTGCAGAGAAGCCGGAGTCAAAATCAAAATGATCACAGGAGACAATATTTTCACTGCAAAAGCAATAGCTATTGAATGTGGGATATTGAAGGAAGGAGACAATATAGACAGTGCAGTAATCGATGGAACAACGTTTAGAAATTACTCAGATCAAGAACGAATGGCGAAAATTGATAGTATCTGCATAATGGCGAGATCGTCTCCATTCGACAAGCTTTTGATGGTGAAATGTCTGAAGCAGAAGGGCCACGTCGTGGCAGTAACAGGAGACGGTACGAATGATGCACCAGCGCTCAAAGAAGCAGATATCGGGCTTTCCATGGGAATCCAGGGCACAGAAGTGGCCAAGGAGAGCTCGGATATCGTTATCTTGGATGACAACTTCAAATCCGTGGTTACCGTTCTGAAATGGGGTCGGTGTGTGTACAACAACATCCAAAAGTTCATTCAGTTTCAGCTCACAGTAAACGTGGCTGCTCTCACGATAAACTTCGTGGCTGCATTATCATCTGGCCAAGTCCCGCTCACAGCAGTCCAGCTTCTTTGGGTTAACCTCATAATGGATTCTCTCGGGGCGTTGGCTCTCGCAACCGAACAGCCCACCGATGATCTCATGACAAAGAAACCAGTTGGCCGAACTGAGCCTCTTATAACTGCTGTAATGTGGAGGAATCTCAGCGCTCAGGCTCTGTATCAAATCATCGTATTACTCGTTCTACAATTCAGAGGTAGCTCAATCTTCGGGGTGAGTAAGAAGGTGAAGGATACCTTAATATTCAACACTTTCGTCTTCTGCCAAGTTTTCAACGAGTTCAACGCAAGGAAGCTAGAGAACAAGAACATCTTCAAGGGAATACTGAAGAATAAGCTGTTTTTGGGGATCATTGGTGGGACAATAATTTTACAGGTGGTTATGGTGGAAGCGTTGAACAAGTTTGCTTATACTCAGCGACTGAACTCATGGCAATGGGCTGCGTGCATTGGAATTGCTGCATTATCATGGCCAATTGGTTGGCTTGCCAAGTGTATTCCGGTTACTCACAAACGTCTTTCTCGTGAAGACAATGCCTAG
- the LOC116011799 gene encoding structural maintenance of chromosomes protein 2-1-like, with the protein MHIKEICLEGFKSYATRTVVSGFDPFFNAITGLNGSGKSNILDSICFVLGITNLQQVRASNLQELVYKQGQAGITKATVSIVFDNSDRSRSPLGYEDCPEITVTRQIVVGGRNKYLINGHLAQPNRVQNLFHSVQLNVNNPHFLIMQGRITKVLNMKPPEVLSMLEEAAGTRMYETKKEAALKTLEKKQSKVDEIDKLLDHEILPALEKLRKERMQYMQWANGNAELDRLKRFCIACDYVQAEQIRDNAVKGLEEMKAKISEIDSNADKMREEVKLLENKSSELQAEKEASMGGEVKRFSEKVDALSRNLVKETSVMKNQEDVLQTEKDNAKKIETNLEELKQLAEEKAAAVRNAEAGASDLKKSVQDLSKSLEEYEKEYEGVLAGKSSGNEEKCLEDQLRDAKVSVGTAETELKQLQTKINHCEKELKEKKKQLLSKHEEAAAVENELSARKNEVEKTKSALESLGYKEEQMEALQKDRVVEVGMVQKLKDEIRVLSSQLANVDFTYNDPVKNFDRSRVKGVVAKLIKVKDSSSMTALEVAAGGKLYNIVVDTENTGKQLLQNGGLRRRVTIIPLNKIQSHPVPARAQGAATRLVGKGNAEVALALIGYDEELKTAMEYVFGSTFVCKTTDAAKEVAFNREVGIPSVTLEGDIFQPSGLLTGGSRKGGGELLGKLHAMAEAESKLSLHQKRLSEIDAKINELRPLQSKFKDLKTQLELKSYDLSLFQNRAEQNEHHKLGELVKRIEQELEESKLAVQEKELQYASWVAKVSSLEKSIHDHAGSRESRLKDLEKKIKTVKGQTQSLLKDLKGHENERERLIMEVEAVKQEYTTLEGQLASLKKLITDLTNGVDSQRAKVASLNSDHNLAQTELDSARLKMKECDSQISSILKEQQGIQHKLSETALEKKRMENEVKRMEMDQKDYSVKVEKLLEKHAWIASEKQLFGKSGTDYDFTSRNPSKTKEDFERLQAEQSGLEKRVNKKVMAMFEKAEDEYNDLISKKNIIENDKSKIKKVIEELDEKKKETLKVTWEKVNSDFGSIFSTLLPGTSAKLDPPEGGSFLDGLEVRVAFGSVWKQSLSELSGGQRSLLALSLILALLLFKPAPLYILDEVDAALDLSHTQNIGRMIKAHFPHSQFIVVSLKEGMFNNANVLFRTKFVDGVSTVQRTAAAKSK; encoded by the exons ATGCATATCAAGGAAATATGTTTGGAGGGATTCAAGTCCTACGCTACGAGGACGGTGGTTTCCGGATTTGATCCGTTTTTCAATGCCATCACTGGTCTGAACGGGTCTGGCAAATCCAACATTCTGGATTCCATTTGCTTTGTTCTCGGAATCACGAATTTGCAGCAGGTTAGAGCTTCCAATCTCCAAGAGCTGGTCTACAAGCAAGGCCAAGCTGGAATTACTAAGGCTACAGTGTCCATCGTGTTTGATAACTCGGACCGTAGTCGGAGTCCTTTGGGATATGAGGATTGTCCTGAAATTACAGTGACTCGCCAG ATTGTAGTTGGTGGAAGGAACAAGTATCTTATCAATGGCCACCTAGCGCAACCAAATCGTGTGCAGAACCTTTTTCACTCTGTACAACTTAATGTAAATAACCCCCATTTTCTTATAATGCAAGGGCGCATTACCAAAGTCCTGAACATGAAACCTCCTGAAGTGTTGTCTATGCTTGAAGAGGCTGCTGGTACGAGAATGTACGAGACAAAGAAAGAGGCTGCCCTGAAAACACttgaaaagaaacaaagcaaggTTGATGAGATTGACAAGCTCCTTGACCACGAAATTCTTCCTGCTTTGGAGAAGCTGAGAAAAGAAAGGATGCAATACATGCAGTGGGCAAATGGAAATGCGGAACTGGATCGGCTTAAGCGATTTTGTATTGCCTGTGACTATGTACAAGCTGAGCAGATTAGGGATAATGCAGTTAAGGGTTTGGAAGAAATGAAAGCTAAGATCTCTGAAATCGATAGTAATGCAGATAAGATGCGTGAGGAAGTAAAGcttttagaaaataaatcatCAGAACTGCAGGCTGAAAAAGAAGCAAGTATGGGTGGGGAAGTGAAACGTTTTTCTGAGAAAGTTGATGCTCTTTCACGTAATTTGGTGAAAGAAACCTCTGTGATGAAAAATCAAGAGGATGTTCTTCAGACTGAGAAAGATAATGCTAAAAAG ATCGAGACAAATCTTGAAGAGTTGAAACAATTAGCAGAAGAGAAGGCTGCTGCTGTACGAAATGCTGAAGCCGGAGCATCTGATCTCAAGAAAAGTGTTCAGGATCTTTCTAAGAGTCTTGAAGAGTACGAGAAGGAGTATGAG GGTGTGCTAGCAGGTAAGAGTAGTGGCAATGAGGAGAAATGTCTTGAAGATCAACTTAGGGATGCCAAAGTTTCTGTTGGAACTGCTGAAACAGAATTGAAGCAGTTGCAAACTAAAATAAATCATTGTGAGAAAGAActgaaggagaagaaaaagcaATTGCTCTCAAAGCATGAAGAGGCTGCTGCTGTTGAGAATGAACTCAGTGCTCGGAAGAACGAAGTGGAAAAGACTAAAAGTGCATTGGAATCTCTGGGGTACAAGGAGGAGCAGATGGAAGCATTACAAAAG GATCGTGTAGTTGAAGTAGGGATGGTGCAGAAGTTAAAGGATGAAATCCGTGTTCTTTCTTCACAACTGGCCAATGTTGACTTCACATACAATGACCCTGTGAAGAATTTTGATAGATCAAGGGTGAAAGGTGTGGTTGCAAAACTCATCAAAGTGAAGGATAGTTCTTCAATGACTGCCCTAGAG GTTGCTGCTGGTGGAAAGTTGTATAATATTGTTGTAGACACAGAAAACACTGGAAAGCAACTTCTTCAAAATGGTGGTCTTAGGAGAAGAGTAACTATTATTCCTCTAAACAAAATTCAAAGTCATCCTGTCCCTGCAAGAGCTCAAGGTGCTGCAACTAGACTG GTAGGTAAGGGCAATGCCGAAGTGGCTCTTGCTCTGATTGGATATGATGAAGAACTCAAG ACtgcaatggaatatgtatttgGGTCAACCTTCGTTTGCAAAACCACTGATGCTGCAAAGGAG GTTGCCTTTAATCGCGAAGTTGGTATCCCAAGTGTGACTCTTGAAGGAGATATTTTTCAGCCTAGTGGACTTCTGACTGGTGGTAGCCGAAA GGGTGGTGGTGAATTATTGGGGAAACTTCATGCTATGGCTGAGGCTGAATCAAAACTTTCTTTGCATCAGAAGCGTCTCTCGGAAATTGATGCTAAG ATCAATGAGCTTCGTCCTCTTCAAAGCAAGTTCAAAGACCTTAAGACACAATTGGAACTGAAGTCATATGATCTTTCATTATTTCAGAATAGAGCTGAGCAGAATGAACATCATAAG CTTGGAGAACTTGTAAAGAGGATTGAACAGGAACTAGAGGAATCAAAATTAGCTGTGCAAGAGAAGGAGCTCCAGTATGCAAGCTGGGTTGCCAAAGTGTCATCTCTTGAAAAGTCAATCCATGATCATGCTGGTAGTAGGGAAAGTAGGCTCAAGGATTTAGAAAAGAAGATTAAGACAGTGAAGGGTCAGACTCAATCATTGTTGAAGGACCTAAAG GGGCATGAGAATGAAAGGGAGAGGCTCATAATGGAGGTGGAAGCTGTCAAACAGGAATATACTACATTGGAGGGTCAGTTAGCTTCTTTGAAGAAGCTGATTACTGACCTTACAAATGGAGTTGATTCTCAGAGGGCAAAG GTTGCTTCTTTGAATAGTGATCACAACTTGGCCCAAACAGAACTTGACTCAGCACGCTTGAAGATGAAGGAATGTGATTCACAAATTTCAAGCATCCTCAAGGAGCAACAGGGAATTCAACATAAACTTAGTGAGACCGCTCTTGAGAAGAAGAGAATGGAAAATGAG GTAAAACGCATGGAAATGGATCAGAAAGATTACTCTGTTAAAGTAGAGAAATTGCTTGAGAAGCATGCCTGGATTGCATCCGAGAAACAACTTTTTGGAAAAAGTGGAACTGATTATGATTTCACATCGCGTAATCCTAGTAAAACCAAAGAGGATTTTGAAAGGCTACAAGCTGAACAATCAgg CCTTGAAAAAAGGGTGAATAAAAAGGTCATGGCAATGTTTGAAAAAGCTGAAGATGAGTACAATGATTTAATATCTAAGAAGAACATCATTGAG AATGACAAATCAAAGATCAAGAAGGTGATTGAAGAGCTTgatgagaagaagaaagaaacactTAAAGTTACTTGGGAGAAAGTTAACAG TGACTTTGGATCAATATTTTCCACACTTTTACCTGGCACGAGTGCAAAGCTGGATCCTCCTGAAGGGGGTAGCTTCTTGGATGGGTTGGAGGTTCGTGTAGCATTTGGAAGTGTTTGGAAACAATCCTTGTCAGAACTTAGTGGGGGGCAGAGATCACTACTTGCACTTTCTCTGATACTGGCTTTGCTTCTTTTCAAACCCGCTCCACTTTACATACTTGACGAG GTTGATGCAGCTCTTGATCTTAGTCACACTCAGAACATTGGCAGGATGATTAAGGCACACTTTCCACATTCCCAG TTTATAGTTGTGTCCTTGAAAGAGGGCATGTTTAACAATGCGAATGTGCTTTTCCGAACAAAATTTGTTGATGGCGTCTCAACTGTCCAGAGAACTGCTGCAGCAAAGTCCAAGTGA
- the LOC116013872 gene encoding probable aquaporin TIP5-1, whose translation MNRVFSNNFEWKSHYTSISMASIRSRLEHCFTADALRAYLAEFISTMFFVFAAVGSSMSSRKMSPEAGSDPSSLVGIAVANAFALTVAVYISIGVSGGHVNPAVTFARAVGRHISLSMALFYWISQLLGSVMACVLLKVFTVKQHVPALGIPQEMTGFDAAILEGVMTFALVYTVYAAADVRKGALCAMGPLAIGMIAGGNVLASGAFTGGSMNPAYSFGSALIGGNFGNQAAYWVGPLIGGTIAGVLYDKVVFPSESDDSTRPGLSEVGVV comes from the exons ATGAACCGAGTTTTCTCCAACAATTTCGAGTGGAAATCTCACTATACGTCTATATCCATGGCTTCCATTCGATCCCGCTTGGAGCACTGCTTCACTGCCGACGCTCTCAGAGCCTATCTCGCAGAGTTCATCTCCACAATGTTCTTCGTCTTCGCTGCCGTCGGCTCTAGCATGTCATCCA GGAAAATGTCGCCGGAGGCGGGGTCCGATCCGTCTAGCCTGGTGGGGATTGCAGTTGCTAATGCTTTTGCGTTGACTGTGGCGGTGTACATTTCGATTGGTGTCTCCGGCGGCCACGTCAATCCGGCGGTTACTTTTGCAAGGGCGGTTGGGCGCCACATCAGCCTTTCCATGGCCTTATTTTACTGGATATCGCAACTGTTGGGATCTGTAATGGCTTGCGTCCTCCTAAAAGTTTTCACAGTTAAACAG CATGTACCAGCTCTTGGGATTCCGCAAGAAATGACAGGATTCGACGCGGCCATATTGGAGGGCGTGATGACATTTGCTCTGGTGTACACAGTTTACGCGGCGGCCGACGTCAGAAAAGGTGCACTGTGCGCCATGGGACCATTGGCAATCGGGATGATCGCCGGCGGCAACGTTCTTGCATCAGGGGCCTTCACCGGCGGATCCATGAACCCGGCGTACTCGTTTGGGTCTGCACTGATAGGAGGAAATTTCGGGAACCAAGCAGCGTACTGGGTCGGTCCCTTAATCGGCGGAACCATTGCCGGAGTTCTGTACGACAAGGTGGTTTTCCCATCGGAATCCGATGATTCAACCAGGCCCGGTTTGAGTGAGGTTGGGGTTGTCTAA